The stretch of DNA AATGGTCAAGTGCAGCCTCAATTTGGTGGCATTAAAATTTGGTTAAAGAACCAAATGGCGATGCAGGCATCCGGCTTCAGGGTCAACGCGACCAGTTTCAAGTTTCCTTCTAAGCCCCTGGCCAGCCGAATCgttggttttcgttttggttttgacaCAGATATAGCCATATTGGATAGATCGCGGATTGGCCTGGCGgcttgcatttggcatttcgcTTGCCAAGACAACCACCGTCGAGCGGCGACCGCCACCACCAGCGCCAACACCACCGGATGACCTCGACTTTCAATCGGTGGCAACTTCGCGCTCAGTGCTCagtgtcagcagcagccgagaaTGTATCTATGCGAGACACATTCAAGATGTTTCTCATACACAATTTGATACGCAAACAAATTGGAGAGTTACATTCTGATAGGCATCGCCAGTCGCAGccgaaatttgtttgtttactaTGCATTTTCCCAGGCAAACAGACACTACGAGTACACCATCATGGATCGAGTGAGGTGTGGGTAGAGACCGAGACCCTGCCTCTGGTAATATAATCGTGTGCGTTCCCATTCGCGCTTACATCAATCAATTTACCTCAGCTGTGGGGCACAATTACAATGGAATtgttctctctgcttctctaTATTTTAATGTGCGCTTGCCGAGTCGTCGTCACTATCGAACGGCTGGCCAAAGGGGGTTAAGCGCTTGGGCTGTGCCGCTCATTTATGGGCGTATTGATAGCCGAGCAAGAGTTCAAGACCATCGCTGATGGTTATTGTCATAGTTTTCACGCGGCAATATGTTATTAAATCTGCGATtcaaaatccattaaaatacCATTTTGAGTTATTTTGAGAATTTATCTAGAATATGTAGTATGCCGTTGGGGTCAATATATTCTTATTTCATGTTTGCCCTCGttacatacaaaaaacaacattacTTTGTGTAACTTTAGAAATTTTTgtgataataataaaaaacaaattgactATTGGCTAAATTTCAAATTCGCCGCCTAGagtcaaacattttccatcaGTGTGGCAGCGCGTATTTTTTTTACGCTCTGGCAGCTTTTATCTCTTAAATCGTGGTGAGTTCGCGCACTATGGACTATTTGTAATTACCATGTAAGCacataatgtacatatttatcaaTGGGATACAATTCTTATTTCAAGGCTGTGGCCCTTAGCTTGCGTGTAACATATGCGTGAAAAATCTGGGATATCCTAGAGTTGTGGATCCAAGACAAAGAAAAACGGCTGCCTGTAGTCCTTCAAAGGTGTCCAAGTAGGTTGATTTTGCCTTGTGCCTCTGTGCGAGGACAAACGGCTTTGCAGTTTGTACTATTCAAATGAGAAAAAATAGTGGTTTTatgtttcaaataaatatcagTATATTCTCGATAGATAATTGATCGATAGTTTTCTCTCTCAATTTTATTGgttaaaatcaatcaaaccaataaaaatcattcttttttggccaaaaaaaaaatcatcaCGTAAGATTAAAATTTGTAATTGCCGGTGTAATTTACCTGGCGCCACTGGAATTTTTGTGACGTTTTTACCTGTTGTCGACACATTAGTTTTTTGACACAGACCAATTTCTCGCTTGCTTTCTGAAAGCTGAACACCTTCCCCACGCTATGTGCAATTTTCAggaaaacaatagaatttattttcctcTTATGATGCGCGCTTTCACTAATTGTCAATATGTTTATGTAaagtttacatacatatgaccctgttaataatttacatactgaagGCAAAGCTCCGTTGCTTCCAGAGGGggtgatttgaatgaaaaatgcaaatacaaatttgtaaaatataaggtcataaacTATACAATTCAATGAATataagtatttataataagcaaaaatgattcttcaatcggattaaattatggTTTCTTTGTTACTTTTTgatgcaagctagtaatattaaatagaatatcaaaattgcGGAATATGATTTCAGACTACGGTAtaattacggtatattttaaaaatgagtaGGTATATTCTGgtatttttcggtatatttccgatcATTTCGATAAttccacggtcacactgagtcaacaaaaacaaagcaaaaaaaaaattgtatgagttgcagttgcagtcgcgTTTCCATTTTTTACAGATAACAATAACTCGAGTCTAGTCCCGCAAAACATACAGAAAGAAGCAAACCTCCCTCGACCACTTCAAATAGttcaaaaagaagaacaaccAAGAAAATGCGTAGAGCTggccttttggccattttggcTGTTTGTGCCTGCGGTAAGTGTGTGTCATAGTGGAAATTGCGTTTTTTCTAGAAGCGATTCGTGACTTGATTGTGTGAACCTACATGTATGGCTTTTGTGGTGCAATATTTCAGGCATCGCCTCATCGTCGCCTGTCAGCAGCGGCGGCCAGCAACTGGTCGGCGCCAGCAAATGCACCTGGGGACCCACCTACTGGTGTGACAATTTCAGGTGAGTGTGCTGCGGGGGGCGGGAGAAAAGTGACAAGTCATCGAAATTATCTAGGCGAAAACGCAGTTCttaagagacagagagagagaggcctcTCCCCGCTTTGCTCATTGTTTGCAAGCCATAAGCCAGCCAAAGTTGTTCGTTGCCAACGATAAGACAATCAACAATCAATCTCCAGTGTCCGCAATAGTCGCCATTCCCGATAACCTTTGTGGCGACTGTTCTAGTTCCTCGGTCCTATTCTTGTTCTCCCTCTAGCTCTCCCTTCTCTCTGTATTCTTCAGCGCGCTTTGTTTTCGCGCTTGTTGCCGTTAATCAAATTAACAatccgccgctgcagctgaaCAAAGTTAATCGCAGGCCTGGCGGCTGCTTTATCAACTCAACTGACCGCCCGCCCCACTATTTGCATGACTAAGCCAGAGTTCATGCGATCCGGGGATCAACTTACAGCcgatctgctctgctctgctcgttATCGTTGAATTACAGCAGAAACCATACGTTGAGCCCCCTGACTAATCCCCGAATACATGTGTCACAAATGAGAGTAGGTTCTTGTGGATTGGGAGGGTTCCGTTACTTTTCGTTGGACTTATCGCTGGATGTGCCGTATAACCCATTCCTTTGttcattgattgatttatttttaaactctCGCAAGGAAAATCCAGCATTTCTCAGCGCGTTCTTTGtgtgaaaacattttgcagaCGCCGAAATAAAAACGTCGCcattgcaaaaatattaaaaacaatatCACATACACCATATAATGTTTGTGTAGATGTACGTAGATATACGAcccatactcgtacacacacataaagacATTTCCGTGCttatcttttgttgtttttcccccACACCACTCTCTAGACATTTTtagctgtttgtgtttgtgccgAAGGcaaacacatatgtatttgtgttgtTAATAAGCATTAGAGCCATTAGCACATCCAAATTCATTCCGTAGATGAGATTCACGCAATTTAATGTTCCAATATCCCAACTAAATGGTTCAGatggatgcaaaatattaTCCACTGTCGGTAATCAGTCAGTAATCACATGCTCTGCGGGTGCATTCAACTGAAAGGGAGCGCCCGTTCGCTGTTCGCTCTTCGCATTTTGCTTTGGTTCCAGTAACTTCTCCCTTTCCCGCAGTGgactctgctctctctgctgacTCGGCGTTGCTTTGGTCACTCGATTACGAATGCGGGTCATTTGATCTGTTGCGGTCTTACTGCTTCATCAGCCTAATCCTAATTGCTTATCGTGTCGGAGAAATTCAAGCTGACTGTccctttgttttctttgttctttCTCCGCTGCAGAAACTCCAAGGAATGCAAGGCTACCAGACACTGCATCCAGACGGTGTGGGAGAAGAAGGTGGTGCCCGTGGACACGGATTCCATCTGCCAGATATGCAAGGACATGGTGACGCAGGCCCGCGACCAGCTGAAGAGCAACGAAaccgaggaggagctgaaggaggTCTTTGAGGGTTCCTGCAAGCTGCTACCCATTAAGACCATCCAGAAGGAGTGCATCAAGATGGCCGACGACTTCCTGCCCGAGCTGGTTGAGGCCCTGGCCTCCCAAATGAACCCCGACGTGAGTCTGCTCCCCCTCAATCCATTGAATCCCTTGCTTATTCTACTTTGTTGGCTCTGCCTCCACAGCAAGTTTGCTCTGTCGCCGGTCTCTGCAACAGCGCCCGCATCGACGAACAGCTGAAGCAAGCCTACCAGGCCGCACTCGAAGGAAAGGTGCCGCCGGAGGAGGAAGATGACTCGTCGGAGGAGACCAGTGTGGCCCTGAAGCCCAATCAGCTTTCCTGTGGCAAGTGCAACCTGCTAACGTACATGATTCACCAGAAGTTCGAGGCAGCCAACCGCGACGAAATGGTGGAGCAGTTCCTGCATGTGTGCGGCTCGCTGTCCAGCTTCTCGGACGCCTGCGCCAACATTGTGCTGACCTACTTCAACGACATCTACGAGCACGTGCGCCAGCATCTGCACACGGACGGACTCTGTCACCTGTCGGGAGTGTGTGCCTCGCGGTACCACCAGCATGAGGAGGACAAGCAGGAGCCCGAGGCTCTGGTTGCTTTGGATGCCGGCGATGACATTCCCTGCGAGCTGTGCGAGCAGCTGGTTAAGCATCTGCGCGACGTTCTGGTGGCCAACACCACGGAGACGGAGTTCAAGCAGGTGCTGGAGGGCTTCTGCAAGCAGTCGCGCGGCTTCAAGGATGAGTGCATCAGCATTGTGGACCAGTACTACGATGTGATTTACAACACCCTGGTGAACAGGCTGGATGCCAACGGCGCCTGCTTCCTCATTGGCGTCTGCCCCAAGAACGCTGCACCCGCTTCACCCGTTGCGCCGATCATGCCTCTCCTGCCCGTCATTGAGCCCGCCCAAGTACAGGTGACCATCAAGAAGCTGCACAAGCTGGGTGCCAACGAACCCAAGTTCACCCAGGACGAGCTCATCGGCATGCAGCTGCCCATCGATCATCTGATGGGTGCTGCCAATCCCAGCACACTGGTAGAGGGCGGCGAGCTGTGCACCATCTGTGAGTACTTGCTGCACTTCATCCAGGAGACACTGGCCACACCCGCCACCGATGACACGATCAAGCACAGCGTCGAGAATATGTGCACCAAGTTCCCCAGAGGCGTTGCCGGACAGTGCCGCAACTTTGTGGAGATGTATGGAGATGCCGTGATCGCCCTTCTTATCCAGGGACTTAATCCCCGCGAAGTGTGCCCCAAGCTGCAAATGTGCCCTCACAATCTGGACAATAAGGAGGACATTGAGGTGTTCCACCCAATTCCTGTTACCACCGGCGATCAGCAGGATCAGCCCACATGCCCGCTGTGCCTCTTTGCCGTCGAGGCTGCCCAGAGCAAGATCCGTGACAACAAGTCCAAGGTAAGCATCCCACAACAGGCACACAGATCTCTCGCTAACTTCCGCCcatgtttgttgtgttttttcaGGATAACATCAAGAAGGTTCTGGCCGGTCTCTGCGTTCATTTGCCCAACAAGCTGAGGGCCGAGTGCGTTGACTTTGTGAACACTTACTCCAACGAGCTGATCGACATGCTCATCACCGACTTCAAGCCACAGGAGATTTGCGTGCAGCTCAAGCTCTGCCCCAAGACCAAGAACTATCTGGATGACATGGGCATCAGCATGGAGGATGACGAGTCGAACAGCAGCGAGGAGATGATCTTCAACGAGGTGGCCTCCTTCGAGAATTTGCCCATCGAAGTCGTCTTTGAGAAGGACTACAATGGTGCCCCCAACTGCTTGATCTGCGAGGAGCTGGTGAAGACTGTCGAGAAGAAGATGGGCAAGCACCCCACCAAGGAAAGCATCAAGCAGGCCCTCGAGCAGTCATGCGACAAGTTCAAGAAGCCAGTGGCCAGCAAGTGCCACAAGTTGATCACCAAATTCGGTGACCAAATTGCCGACCTCCTGCTGAAGGAGATGGATCCCAAACTGATTTGCACCGAGCTGGGAATGTGCCTGTTCTCCGAACAAGATGATCGTGAGTATAATCACAGTCGAAGCAGTGGAATTAAATAACTCTACTGTGTGTGTCCTTCCCTGTAGTTGTAATTGACGAGGCGCTCAAGTACGATGTCATTGCCCTGCCCCATCCGTCTGATCAGTTGGCCCGCCTCGAAGAGTCGCCCAAGCCCAAGGAGCCGCCCACCTGCGTGCTCTGCGAGTTCATCATGACCAAGCTGGAGGCTGATTTGAAGAACAAAACCGAACAGGATGATATCAAGCGTGCCATTTTGGCAGTGTGCGACCACTTGCCCGCCACCGTGCGCAAGCCGTGCGACACCTTTGTCGAGGGCTATGCCGCGGCCGTCATCGATCTGCTGAGCAAGGTGCCGCCCAAGGAGGTAtgccagaagctgcagctcTGCTTAAGCCAGGTGGTAACCGATTCGGTGATTGAATGCGGTGTCTGCCATGGCGCCACCCAAGTCCTGCTGCCCTTCCTCAGCGCCCACGCAAAGGAGACCGATGTGACCACAGTGGAAATGACCTCGGTGGCCTGCGAGAACTTGCCAGCCAAGTACTACAGCATTGTAAGGCtccctttttgttttcctcaCACCAACCCTtgctaattattttattttcctaACCGCGTAGTGCTCCAAAATGATCTCCATCTATGGCAACAGCTTTAAGCATCTGTCCGAGCGACCTTATGTGGATCAGTCGCACGTGTGTGCTGAGATTGGCAAGTGCTTTGACAGCGAGAAGTCATCGCTGGCCTTTGCCAGAATTTCAGgtaaattattcatttataaAATGCATAACCCGCACTGACAAATTTCCACCTTCCATTTTTCATTGCAGCCTAAGATCCGATGGCGTGATACGCGACAACCGCATTGTGATGTGTGGTGGATTGggttggagtggagtgaaggaggaggaggaagagggtGACACAGTCCCACgctttatacatacatataatctTTACATAATCCGTTTACATTCTATAACGATTTACTGTACATGAGAACGACCCTTACTTACTTTATTTCCGCACTCTATTTTGGATTGATTTTCGGTTCCAAATTCGGCTCCAAATTGGTTAAGAGATGAAGAGATTTGTGATGAATGTATGAAGATACTAAATGATTTTAAACTGCACGCGAACACCGGGCTGAACAAGTTGAACTGTAACAGAAACTAAAATTAACACTAAGCTGTAACTTAATCGTACattcaatataaatattagCGAATCCAAAATACCCCCATGAACTGTGTGTTTCTTCGATCAATGTGCCTAGTTTAAGCAGTCGAAATGtgttaaattatatttcataaACGAAACGGAGAGAACATAACAAGCAGCACGCTTATTGTAAAATTCCCATTCCAATTTCTGGATCACTTATATATTTAGTTTCACATCATGTTTGAGAACTCGCTGCTGATCATTAAGCCGGACTATATGCACAAGCGTCGTCCGGTGCTCCTGAAGCTGCTGGCCGAGGGATTCCTGCTTAAGGGTAGCCGCAAGTTAGCCTTCTCCCCGGAGTTGGCAGCCGAGTTTTATGCGGACTATGCCGACGAGAAGGGCTTCATGCTGGAGGTTATACTGCTCTCCAAGGGCGTCTCGGAGGCCTTCATTGTGACCAAAGAGAATGCCGTGCAGTCGCTGCTCAACACCATGATCTGCTACTTGTAAGTGTGCCCCTACCTACCGCGGCAGATCATTCCATTCCTCATGAAATCATTGCACCTACAGCGGAACATCCGCGGACCTAGAGCGCAACATTCACGTGACCAAAAATGCCCAGAGCGTGGCTCGCGAGATCAACTTTATATTTCCCAACTGTGAGTAGCAATCGACTGGCATTCATTCCCTTCATCCTCCATCCTCTCTGCATACCATCAGACATCCACGAGCCCAAAGCTTTGTTCGAGCGAAATAGATTCTGCAACCGACCTATGCTAAAACAGCTGATCGGAGAGGTCTACGACATCCTGCAGAATCCGGACTGCAGCCAGGACAACTGGAAGGTGCGGGTGTCCGACTACTTGGTGCGCAGCAATCCCAAGGTGCCGCGAGTCAGCAACCAGTGCCAGGTGCGTCCCGAAGTGGGCATCCAGAACAAGGCGCAGCAGACAGTGACGACATATCCGACCGCCGCGCGGGACGCCCAGCTAAATTCCAAGAGTATCAGTTCCGTGTTGTCCAGCACCTCACCGCACTCCTCCATGCTGCTAACATCCTCCTCGTGTGTGACTTGCGGCGGCTTCGATCGCTCCGAGCCGTGCATCTGCGAACTGGACCTGAACAAGCGCGTGGAGCCCCAGAGCGATGAGCCTGCCTGCGTGGAAGAGGAGATATTGTGGAAGGAGGTTATCGTCTACGAGGAAGTCGTTCCCGAGGAAGAGGAGTCCAAGGACGAACGTTTTGAGATCGAGGAGGAGGCCGAAGGCGAGGAGGCTGCCAGCTCGGACGTTGAATCGGATCACAGTGCGATTGCACCGCCTCCACCCCCAGAGCCTGAAAGCGAGTCCGAGTCTGAGGCAGAAGCTCCTCCAGTTGATGTCGAAGAGGCCACCGCTCCAGCTGCGGCTGATTAGGTCTCCCCCACACCTGTTGCCCCGTCATTTAAGCTTTTCcaaatgttttttctgttgttctgcctctatccctgtccctggcccaGCATaggaaaaaatgtgaaaactgcaagcaaaaaaaatgcgcgcaatttatttgcctcCCCCCCTCCCGCTGCTAATCCcgtcctcctgcagctgcggcaATGCGCACTCGCAGAAGCAGTGGGAAGGGAAGAGTACTGGGCCTGCAGTTTTTCACTCGGCTTCAGGCCCGTCcatcgacacacacacaccgtcACTGGGGACGTGGCAAgtacagcagcagaggcacaaCAGCGTCGTCAGAGCGCTTTCGACTTTCCCGCCAGAGTGAGCAgagttttccttttcatttttcctgcAAGTGTCCAATAAAAAACGGagcaaaagagaacaaaactGTGGcatcaaatataatttatgggccACGCCAGTGTGCCTGTgtggcatacatacatagttctAGGCGCGGAAAGCGACAACCAGAAACCTGCAACCTGCGAATGCAATTAACCCAATTATAGGGCGGACAATAGACTAATTgcatcaaattgaaattgcatcgATTTTTCCGATTTATCTGTGGGGGAACGGGAagatatttgcatttgatttgtgtcCATAAAAGTGGCTCTAATGTAATTTGACCCAAATTGAATCCGCCATGTTGCACACATACGCACCTCCGCCACAAACCgcagcaacagttgccacTGTCGAGGTGGGCCAGCAACTGTTGCCGCTGCAGGGACTACGAGTACATGCAACAAATGGCAGTCAAGACGATCTTAACTTCACCTCCTTCGGGGAGCTGTGTCGCCTGTGCGTCATCCACCAGGGACCGGCCAAGATCAACCTGTTCGAGGGGGAGGCCGTGCAGCGCCAGCTGCTCCACAAGCTCCGCAGCCTGCTGCAGGCGCGCGTAAGTACTGAGCGGATAAACAAACATTCCACCCCGTATGTTTATTAGCCCCACCGCTCGGCAGGTCTCCGAGGAGGACCTCATGCCCCAGTACATCTGCGAGCGGTGCCTGGCCAGGCTGGAGCACCTTCACGAGTGGCGCGAGATCTGCCGCAGCAACGAGCAGACGCTGCGGAAGTATGCCCACGCCATGCGTACAGCTAGAAGCACGCTACACTTTCAGGTAAGCTCCGCACAGTGGACGCGCAAAGGTGCAAATCcctgaaatatattttgaagacAGTTTAAGCAACCCACGAACCACTGTGCTGTGATAAGCAGCCCCAACAATGCCATTGTgagagctgctgcagttcctcTGGCTGGTGTCGTGTTTCAATGCCAGACCGTTCCTCCACGCACTGACGGGAGCAACCACCACCGTGCCGCCACAATGGCGAGAGGTGAGAGTGGGAGCGCAAGCCAGCAATGggaaagagagcagaaaaagcTCTCGTGCGAATCTCAGCTCCGACGCCGTTCGCTATGCAAtgctttctgctctgctctgctctgctccgtgGCGTGCCGTTGTGCCGCTTCCGCCTTGCTTTGCCTTTCAGTAtctgtctgccgctgcctctgctagcgtcgtcgtcgtcgctacCTTCCCATTCGTCCTGTCCGGCATTCGCTCCGTCTTTTCGAGCATAACAAATAATTACTCAAACACACTGCTCCGCTGCTCCACGACTCCGGCAAAGTcaggagcaaaagcaaagctctCCCAGCGGCGGAGACAGCGACGGCGAGTGGACTGCGcttcgactgcgactgcgactgcgacagcggCAGTGACTGTGGCCGAGGTGGCAGTTTcgcaatatacatacacaacAATAGGCGCTGGGCTCTGGCTCGAGGAAGTAGACGGCATCCAATTCCATTTGGCTTAACGATCTCCCCCGATTTCCGTTTTCCGATTCCCGAACTCGCGtttgtgaaaatattaaaaaacgGAACAGAATCTGCCCGTAACTACCAGCGCTTTTTCGTGTGCCGTGTGTGACTACATTTGTGCGCCAAACGGCCAAACGCTGCCCCGGGAACAACCGAGCGGCCATTTCGTATTGATTTTCGACTGTGGTAAGAAGGAAAACGCCAACTGGCAGTGAAAACGTCAATAGCCCCTGCGTGGAGGGGTACGGCATCAGGAAGTGAACTGTGAGACTGGCCAAGTGCGCGAGTGGTGGCGGGTGCCAGGGTGAGGAAGGTGAAAGGGTGGACAAAGATGCACAATTGCCGCGTTAACGGTGGAAAGGAAATGCTAGAAAAAGATCTGCACTATGGCGGGTAGCGCGCTTAAAATAAATCCGGGCAGACATGGAAAAGCCCCACACCGCCGGACAAGGAGACGAAGCCCGGGCCAGGCCGGAGCAACcggcatacacacacaaccacaaagATGTTAGGGAGGGGGTCGCTCTGGCCGAAGGGTGgaggatggatgggatggcgAGAAAAAGCTCAAGTCACAAATTTTTGCGCAAGGGCAGGCCGAGTGCTTGAGTGCTTTTCCTCCGGGGGGGTGGCGTGTGTTGCGTATCCAACAGCCGCGCGCCGCTGACGTTGACGAAATTTCGCAACACCCTCACAGCTCTCCCGTTAGTTTGTTAGgggtggcagtgccagcaggAATGGAACGAGACGGAAACGAAACAAGCGCGAAACCAAGAAAGAAAGGCGGCAGAACGACTTCGGTGcgcgaagcttttgataccctggaCAATTTGTCTTCTATCTAACTATCAGTTTGGAGAAACCATCATACAGTGGCTATTTTCTATCTCTCTGGATTCCTGATCATGACTGGAATGTCTCCATTAATTTATCCTCAAAAATTCCCATGTGCAAACtcagaaacaaataaatgtgcgcTCACAGACATTGGGTGTTGAGTGCCTCTATTGTTTATcaattaataatataattcCCTCCCGCAGGACGGCGCCGTTAACATGGACAAGATGACGGTGGCCCAGAAGAACGCATATCTAGAGGCCCATATGGCCGtacagcagcagatggccCAGGCGGCCATCCagttcaagcagcagcaatcctcccagcagcagaactccCCCTcggccaacaacaataatcaGAATAAcggcatgcaacagcagcagcagcagcaacagcattacGCGGCCACCATCAAGGTGCCACAGATAAGTTCCTCGAGTGCGGCCGCCGCCGCGGCAGGCGGGGAGAGCACCTTCACGGTGCCGGATGACGGGATGGGCTTCGAGGGGGGCGTCCGTGTGCTGCAGAGCCTGGGCACCTGGTCGGCGGCGGAGCAGCTCACCTACAACATACCCAAGCCGAACCTCATACCATTCACCGAGCCGTATGTCGAAGGCGGTTCCATGCATCCGGCCAGCCGGCTCAAGGCgctgcagcaggtgcagcaggCCTCCTCCGGCGTTCGCAAGACAAATCCCTCGAAGTGTGAGTATACCAGAGGACCCTCTCATTATTGATCATTAATGATCTCCTCCTCTCAGCCACCAATAAGGCGTTCGAGTGCACGGTCTGCGGCAAGGGCCTGGCCCGCAAGGACAAACTCACCATCCACATGCGCATCCACACCGGCGAGAAGCCCTATATTTGTGAAGTATAAACTGCCCTAGATCCCCCCTGGCCACGGCCTCTGTCTGGGGGAGTAGCCTCTAACCTTCTTTTCCCCTTCCTTCCTCAGGTGTGCAACAAGGCGTTCGCGCGGCGGGACAAGCTGGTTATCCACATGAATAAGTTCAAGCACGTGACCCCCACAAACATCGCGCCGCTGGGCAAGCGGCTGAACAACATGGtgaagaagaaggagcagccagaCCCGCCGCCGGAGGACAACAAGCAGAgcttggagctgcagctgcagcagcaggccgtgCAGGTGGCCGCCCAGAATATAATTGTGCAGTCGGCCCAGGGGGCGCCGACGGCCATTCCCGGCATCATCATACCGCAccacggccagcagcagctctcgtGGACCTGCGAGCTCTGCGGGCGGATGTTCTCGAGCCGGGACGAGTGGTCCATCCATGCCAAGAGTCATCTGGAGGTGAGAAAATGTCGGTAGAGCCTCCAGGCCAGCGTAGCCCCGAGGAGATATTACAAGACCCCGTAGAACTGGATATAACCCGAGCGCAATGCTATGTTTTGTCTTCCATCTTGCAGTATTGACAACCGGAACGGGTAGTCGTAGAGTCAACAAaaccagcggcagcggcggcggcggccggAGTAATTGCTAAGGGAAATCGTGGCTACCAGATGGACGCCAACCAAAACCAAGTCCAGATGGAGGCCCATGCACACGCACGCAAGCAGAAGATAATCATACAAAATCAAATGATCCTCAATGCCAGCCATcagcagaatcagcagcaacaacaacagcagcagcaacaccaccagcagcagcagcagcagcaacagcagcaacaccaacagcaacatcaacaacagcagcaacagcagcagcagcagcatcagcagattCACCATCATGTTGCACATGGGAAGAAGGCGGCCAgaaagcatcagcagcagcaacagcagcagcagcaacaacagcacttGCAGCAGGCCCCAACCAGTGCGCCTATGTACAATACCAGTAGCAGTAGCAATCAGAACCACAACCagaaccacagccacagtcacagtcacaacCAGAacggaggaggcggcggcagcaacggcaCACAGCAGGGCCAAGAAGTAACTAACTATTAACAAACCACAAGTACACCAATCACCAAtcaacaaccaaccaactaacaacaacaacaacaacaacaacaacagctacaaacGGCACAcattgaacaacaacaacacccaaAGAAAGACATTTGACAATCACCTTGTATACGTATCCCCAAAAATTTCCAATCCATTCTGTATCTCTACTCGTTCAGGTGTCGGTGCCGGTGTCGCACATCATTGCCAATTCTCCGACGGCGGCCACCTACATGCAGGCCCAGCTGAGCGGTCTGCATGCCACGAACAGCATCGAGACCGGCAATATGAGCGGCATGCCCATCGTCACCTACAACGGCAATCAGTACTGCGTCATCACCAGGGCACC from Drosophila subobscura isolate 14011-0131.10 chromosome O, UCBerk_Dsub_1.0, whole genome shotgun sequence encodes:
- the LOC117899728 gene encoding LOW QUALITY PROTEIN: putative uncharacterized protein DDB_G0271606 (The sequence of the model RefSeq protein was modified relative to this genomic sequence to represent the inferred CDS: substituted 1 base at 1 genomic stop codon), with amino-acid sequence MLHTYAPPPQTAATVATVEVGQQLLPLQGLRVHATNGSQDDLNFTSFGELCRLCVIHQGPAKINLFEGEAVQRQLLHKLRSLLQARVSEEDLMPQYICERCLARLEHLHEWREICRSNEQTLRKYAHAMRTARSTLHFQDGAVNMDKMTVAQKNAYLEAHMAVQQQMAQAAIQFKQQQSSQQQNSPSANNNNQNNGMQQQQQQQQHYAATIKVPQISSSSAAAAAAGGESTFTVPDDGMGFEGGVRVLQSLGTWSAAEQLTYNIPKPNLIPFTEPYVEGGSMHPASRLKALQQVQQASSGVRKTNPSKSTNKAFECTVCGKGLARKDKLTIHMRIHTGEKPYICEVCNKAFARRDKLVIHMNKFKHVTPTNIAPLGKRLNNMVKKKEQPDPPPEDNKQSLELQLQQQAVQVAAQNIIVQSAQGAPTAIPGIIIPHHGQQQLSWTCELCGRMFSSRDEWSIHAKSHLEYXQPERVVVESTKPAAAAAAAGVIAKGNRGYQMDANQNQVQMEAHAHARKQKIIIQNQMILNASHQQNQQQQQQQQQHHQQQQQQQQQQHQQQHQQQQQQQQQQHQQIHHHVAHGKKAARKHQQQQQQQQQQQHLQQAPTSAPMYNTSSSSNQNHNQNHSHSHSHNQNGGGGGSNGTQQGQEVSVPVSHIIANSPTAATYMQAQLSGLHATNSIETGNMSGMPIVTYNGNQYCVITRAPEEQKSLEYGQGGDPAAAGGTTNIIVMSPMQLLPQQQQQQQQQQQQQQQQ